CTGCTTAAATTTGTTGTAGGATATTTTGTATCGTCCACATGGCTTTGAGCTACTACTCTAATTGGGATGCATGTCAACAGTTCAGTTCAGATGCTCATACACAAACAAATGAGCAGCTGTGTTGGGAGCTCCAAGATTTCTCACACAGTCTTGCTTTGCCAGACAACTCCTTCAATACTACTGTCGACCCGAATACCTTGTTTTATTCATCGGAAAACTACAATTCTCTATTCCCACACTTCCTAACTCCAATATCCGATGATCTCAATCTCAGCAACTGTGCATCCATCACGCAAGCTCCAGCAGTACCCTTTCAAGAATTCGATCCATTAATGTATTGCCCCAAGCGCCAAAAGGCCGCatatattgattatgaagaaatatACCCACGTGCGATTTATAGACTTCAAGATTATAATCCCCAGGAAGTTGTAACGCCCCCATTGCCAGATTTTCCGACTGGTCCGCCAGTTTATAGCGGTGGGATCAGGTGTGAGAGTAGCACGACAAAGAGCTTATCGGCGCAGAGCATTGCCGCGAGGCAGAGGAGGAGGAGAATTAGTGATAAGACTCAGGAGCTGGGGAAGCTTATTCCAGGTGGCCACAAGATGAACACTGCTGAAATGTTTCACGCTGCTTACAAATACATCAAGTTTTTGCGGGCTCAAGTTGGAATTCTTCAATTCACGGAATCAAATGATGACGAGGTAATTAGTATAacgtttatttaaattaaattatatatagacAGACATTATGAATAGAGTTGGAATGACTTTTTTAATTGCAGGAAAGTGGAGAATATTTGCATGGTCTTCTTGAATCTCCAGTGATCCAGGAGAAGCTATATTCTACAGAGAAATGTTTGGTTCCTCAGAAACTTGATGAGAAAAAGAAGCAATATTCAAACCCTCAGCAGCTTCTCAAGGAATGAAGTAGACAAGTACTTGATCATGGAAGAATGGATATTAATACAAATGTTATGTTTAGATAATTCCTTATTGTCttagttttatttattatttttcttgtaCGTACGTAGATTCTCAACTCTTTATCTTTTTCGTAATagtatattaatatatattcaggtcttaattatttaaacttattGGAATATATAGCTAGCTAGACTTCTTCTTCCATTGGTTTAAACACTATCATTATATTTAACCCCGCCCGCATTATTTCTTGGTTTATTAGCtcaaattaaattgattgattaATTAAGTACTATTTATATGGCCTATAATTTAAAACCGAAACGAcgggaataataataataaatgccCTCATCATTTAtagtttaaaaataaatagaaaaaagaTTATCACGTTTTATGAAGTTTCTCAATCCTTATCCAAATTGACCCAGCAAGCCGCAGTGTAATGCATGTTGGGCCGTAGTTTCAATCTCTATCCATATATATGCATGCTTTCAAACCCAATCTCAAACTAAGCttgcaataaaaataaaaataaaataaaaatttaatttatggaTTGATTTAATATTTGATTATCGAAATAAAAGAGTCATAATACTATAAAGTTGTTGCGGGGATATCGGGAGACCTAGTCCAATCCAATAACGAAATTGGGAAACAGATTGAACGCTTCAAACGTCACGACATTTTAATGTTCAAGTTCGTTTAGTCAAGAATTTATCttcatcttttttattttttgtaagtACTgcacaaaaatttattttgtatatattGCTGCAATACATCCGGttgtaaaaaaatatacatTAATAACGAGAATTACAATCAGGAGGACCAAGTCAAAGTGGTTGAAGCTAGCTAGTCAGTTAACGAAGTCATAACTCCGAAAGATATAAAAAATTCTTGCAACAATATTTTAACCAAGACTGATTTAGTCGAACCATGACATAAAGTGGTACATAGTTTTCGAACAGCCTTTGCTTGGTGCAGTGTTACTTTGATTTCAGGCAACAAAGTAGAGAATAACCGATCAGTTGCTAATAATTTATTAGAATTGTTGTGAGAACCAGCATATAAGTGGGCTTTACAAACCCATCATCTTCCCTAGCTACCTCCATCACCACTCATGATTCATCTGTTGGCTTAATTGTACGAATAATTGTTGCATGCTAAGTTAGATGCTAAAACATAGTACTCTAACTATAATGATTTGCCTTGCATAAGTGTTCGTTGATTGATGAGTGAagaatgcaaaaaaaaaaaaaaaaaatccataaaagaAATTTTATATGACTTTAAAGAAGATTTAAGTCGTTTTATGAATTTAACACTgaatgtttaaaattttaacctTTACTATATATATCATTGGGAATTCAATCAAAGTCCTATATTGGAAATATATAGAAAAGATCACAAACTTATTAGTTGGAAGGTATCTTCATCAGTACGAGGTATTCTTGGGTAAATTCCAAAAACAAATTCATGAGGGCTTAGATCCAAACCGGACAATATCCTATCATTTTGAAAATATGTGACTTTTATTGTTCAATAAATGGTATTAGAGTCATGGTCGAGATCGAGTCATGTGGGTGAATCCTAGGATATATACTTAAACGAAGGATATGAGGACTCCCAGTAAATCATCGAGACAAGTGATACTCCAAGTATTTCATATAAAGTGTGTGCTCCCAACGCAGTGAAGAAGAGTAACCTCAATGTATGATCCTTCAAGTGGAGAGGATAGACGGTTGACTTGAGGAGAGGCCTGCACCATGAGAATTGGTTGCAAAATGATACCTTCAACAAGAATTAGTGGTTTTCGGTGAAGTTTACTCACCAGTTGTAAAGAACGGATCAATTAGAATCCTCCTGGAATTGCTGGCATGACAGAACTTGGAATTGCATCAACTTCACTTTAAAACTGCATTCCTCTATGTAGATTTGGATGAGAAAATCTTCATGGAGCAGCCTGAATTTGTGAATAATGATCAGGAAGAAAAATTATGTTTGCTGAAGAAATTAGTGTACGGTTTAGGCAATCTCGAGAAAATGGACTAATAAGTTCAATGTATTTATGGATATTCAAAAATTCAAGAGGTGCAATTCAAATCTTTATGTGTATTTTAAGAATGAACACAATCAGAATCTCATCTACTTGTTGATATACATAGCTGATATCTTGAGTGGAATCCAGGATAAAGTACAAATACAGAGATTAAAGGCCGAATTAAAGCAAGAATTTGAGATGGCCATTAGTGAAGCAGTAAAAATCCTAGGCTGGATTAAAGCAAGAATTTGAGGGTTTGATTAAAGCAAGAATTTGGGGAGTGCAATAAGCTAGAGATCAAGCTTGCAAGCAGTGGTGACActttccacaactgaagctgaGTTCATACCATTGATCGAAGCAGTAAATGAAGACTTATCGATCAAGAGATTCTTAAGGAAGCTCGAGATTGAACATTACAAGCGGGAAATCTATTGTGATAGTCAAAGTGCGATTAACTTGGCAAGAAATCAAGTGATTTGTGAGAGGACTAATGTGAAACTATACTTCATCAAGAAGAACATTGAAGAGGGAAAGTGGGCATATTTAAAATTGGGACTGAAGACATTCGGACATATATGTTCACTAAGGTTATATCCACTGCAAAGTTCGAGGATTGTCTGCAAAGGACAAGGATCGAAGATTCTTGAATTTAAGAATGATGGGGGAAATTTGTGGATTGATTCCAAATATTCAAGAGTTGAACCGTTCAAATGTTAGTTGTTTGACGTAGTGGGTTAATTGGTAAGTGGCTAGGAAGTTATTTAATTATCTTCTAGTTGGTTTTCCTCATTCCTTGTTCTATTAAGTCTTGTAATGTGTGGTTTGTATGTGGGGTTCATTCAGAAACTTTCAGGGAAAAAGCTGAAGGATCACTTGTATAACTCTTGCATTTGAAGGAATAAACTTGTTTTGGAATTTGTTGCTGTTCTATAACATTTCACATATTCACACATCACACACATATTTCTCCAactttatatatatagtatTCTCTTAACTGTTTCTGTTGTCAAAACTCAACATTTAGAGCTATGAGAATTTTATCTTAATCATGAGAACGGCTAATGAAGCTGTACACCAATTGGCTCAAAAAGTTTTTTCGACATTGACAAACATAGAATGGTGTCGTAGTGATTTTCTTCTTTGGTTTTCTGAAATTGTAACCGATGAGTGATTATCTTTGTTTTAATGAATTGATTTATCTTTAAAAAAAGATTAATAAAGTATATACATAATCAATTAATGCATGCATGCAGCATGAATATTAATTATACGCTTTTATAAGACTCGATCGATGGATCAATAGAACTAATTAATGCAGTACCGTTTACCACAACATGAAATGAGGGCTGCATGCCTAGCTATCTACAAGCGCGATTCAACCAAAagatatattatatatgtaaaACACAACAACAACGAAGAGCTGCTGATCGATCAGATTATGTATGTGtacatataaaattaattaaataaaaacagaaAGCGGAGGAACCAAAGAGAAATACATATTATCTATATACACGCACTTGATCATGTCAATACCATATAGTTTTTTCGAATTAATGACAGCCACAAGCCCACAGAGGGGGACGTGTGGGGTGAATAATTGATCCCCACTTAattcaaaaacttgatcgatCGATCGATCTATGCTTCTGTCATGTCAGGTGTATGTACTTTATTCAACTGTTCTAACCTTCTGTTCCTCAGCTTTCTGTCCCGTCCTCCATAACTTCATTCATGTTCCCAGTTTAACACCACCACCacttttcttcttttttaaaaaagtttgacacattttttttatttcttaaaaattaaaaaaaggaTAGCAAACAACTTACCAACGAAAAAAAGCTCTCCAAATAAAAATTCGCACTCACATTGAACGGTGGCATGTGGCTGAGCTTGAATATCAATGAACTGTATACCACTTCAAGAATCCCTTTTGGTTTCTGCATAAGATGTGGTGCAGGTGGGAGTGGGAGTGGGAGTGGGAGTGGGAGTGGTAGTGGCGGCGTTGTTAATACTGCTATTTTCTGCCCACTCATAGAAGGCAAATGGATCCAACGATTTGTTTTCACGTCCCATGTATGAAAATCCAGCTTGCGTGAACAAGAGATTCAAAGGGTCCGCCTCAATTTCTCCTATATCCACAAAGAAACTATCTTCGGATTTACTGGAGTCCGGCATGGTAGGCTTGTAGCTCTGTGGAAATCCTTCATCGAAATCTGCATGATCTTCTTTTTCtaaattattatcaaattctTCATCCATCGACTCCTCTTTTACGGATACAGGAATCTCTTCTACTGTGGACGAGCGCAGTTGCTTATTCACTGTAGTTAATTGTTTCTTCTCTTCTTTAGGGTTTGCAGATTTTTGAGGTTGACAATTTGATGAATTCTTTGAAGTACAACTAGTCTTGGATGTCTGAGATCTTGTAGAGCCTGCAAGAGCATTTCTTTGGGTGGGCCATGGATGATTGTGCTCCGAAGTGTAGGTGATCAAAAGCATATTCGGGTCTGTTCGGCTCCGCTCCACTTGTTTCCTGGCCGAACAACCCTTTGAACTACTGCATCTATAGTAACCCCTGGATTTATACATAACATCAATTAATAAATGATGAATCTTTGGGActattttgttttatatattCCTCACACATTCTGAAAAGGTCTGCAGAAGAGTTGCGTTAGTCCGAGGACAAGAAAATGAATCCTTTTTAAGCTAATCCAATTCAAGAAGAGAAGTTACCTTGGATAAGGTGATCCTTTAATAGGCTTCTGACCGTACTTTCTCCATGCCCAAAGATCAGATGGAACAATTTCTCCAGTGGGTCTGCTGTTTGCAGGTGCTGGAGCCGGTATACAAACTACCTTCTTTGCCTGGCTTTTCCTGATAATTATTGACATTAATTATTTTCCCTTTTTTTGGGGGTCTGATAAAATAAAGCTAAGTACGTAAAGCGGAGACTGCCTAATTCTCTGGAAACACACAATCTGGGTTCGTTCGTACGTATATTTTATACGTGGATGCTATgatttgtaataattatcatttatatttttttcggTGTTCAGAACTGCTTGGTTAGTCTTCTGCACGCTAGCTACCTTTCTTCTTTTTCTATGAGAAGCCGAAAGTGATGGAGGATGCCAAAGACATAACAGACGAAAATAAACTATGTTGGTGGGTTTTAAAGGACAGTCGTTGACACAGATAAAATAGTAAATCTGAAAGCCAAGCCTGATCGATTATCATTGGTCACTTTGACCGAAATTTCATGGAGGTTTCGCAGGTTTTAAGAAGGCCAAAAAATCAGAATTTTTTACCGTTAATTTTTGCGCTGAGATAAAATAGAAAGAATCTGATTAACCGGCAATTCACTCATTAATACGGTTACATTTAATGAaagatatgattatttttttcaCGTGGTGCATAAAATACAAGAATTATCATCGTCACGAGAGTCAAAACTGTATAGAGTGTTTAGATATGAGTCCAGAGAAAGAACCCACCTTCTCTTAATGCCCGTATTTCGCGGAGACGAGATCTGCAGAGGTGCAGGGCTCTCCAGCAAGCAAACTTTGGAGTTATTAGGAGAAACCAAACTTTGATCATTGGGAGCTTTCAAGATCCTGGGAGAAGAAGCAGCCGCCGGCGAAGAACCACATGGTAATACCGGCAACTTTGCATCAGGACAGATCTGCAGCATCCTTGAAAACATATTCGAAGGTCTTTTCATCTCATCGCCAAGAATCTTGTCACTTTCACCTCCGTTTATAGCGAACCCTTCATCATTTCCAGTGTCCTGAATTTTCGAGTCATGAAAAAATCCCGACACTGGAGTATTCATAACCTGGAGGAATGGATCTCGTATGTCAGCAAACGGATCCCCAAAATACTCAGACGGGTCCGAAGAGTAGTTCATCGGGTTGTTTGGAAACTGCCAATATTCTTGCAGGGCCGCCACTTCAGCTGATGCGGTGTTGCCACCGGCGATACCGCAGCCATTTGTTCGGATTATATCGGTTAAATCTCCTTGATAATTCTCCATTCTCTTCAAGAAGTAACTgcacatattttaaaaaaaaaaaaagcatgcAAGTGGTGTTGATTACGAAGAAGGATCGATGAGTTTGGTTTATTTTACTTTACTTGAAGAGAAGAAAATGAAATGGGCTTTTTCGGGCGGAGGGATGCGCTGACTTTTGGTAACAGCTCCTCCCTCCCTATACGCAACAAAGAAGAGAAGATAGGCAAGGAACTCAAGTTTTTTAATAATGAGTCATTGTTTTGAATTATTAATATATCAGGAAGGGTCAAATCTGTGCAACTGTTTATGCTAATTTATTCTTCCCTAGCTcgcaaacataaataaataaattttattcggCGACTGATCtttttagcattcttcttttaACTACATATAtaataatgtttaattagttaatCATACGTACTTTTGAATCGATTACATTAATATTTAGAGTGGAAAGATTAATTTAGATGATTTCATTATATTCCATATTCATATaagtgaatatatatatatatatatatatatatatatgattatgattttgatatatattgtcCACACGTTATTAGCTATCTTCTATGAGCTGCAAGATGTCCATGAGAACGTCTCGTTGTATGTCACATTGGTCGTTCTTTTACATATTATTGCATCAAATTCTTCAGTGATATAAACACATTTTAGAATATAAAAAAAAGCGAGTGTTACAAGATGTTCGCGAGAATATCGTTTAAGTATTTAATACAATAATATGTGAGAATATCTTGTGGTGTTCGTGGAGTGACCACGAACAAATGGGCAGTTTTATATAACTTTTGTTTCTTAAAAAAATCTAACATTTTTCTAATTAGCATATGAAAATTTAGAAACAGtttgttaaatttttgaattaGATTTAAAGTTCGAATTAAAATTGTGGCTCATGAATATGAGAATTTCTTTTAGCTCTCCGTATTCTTAAGTTAGGTGTGACTCATGATTGTGAAAGTATTTTTTACTTTACACATTTTTGAGttaattggaaacttttggtcttcgtattcttgagttaattgccTGATTATTTGAGTAAATTAATCTTGCATGAATTTTGGAGCATAGAATGTGCTGCTGCAATTGCTATGTCAGTCAGTCACGGAGAAAAACCAGAAGTTCAATGTTGTGAACTTCAAAAGATGGCAGCATAGAATGTTATTTTACTTGACGACACTGAATCTCGCCAGATTCCCATATGAGGATGCTCCTAACTCAAAGAGTGTGAGGGAGATATTGAATCATCAGTGCTCTGGAGGCATGGAATCATTCAGATTTCCTATGCCGAAATTATTTATCGAATGGATTGGCTAATTCGCTCTATAATGTGTTTTGTAAAAAGAAAACTGCTAAAGAGCTATGAAAATCTCTTGACAGAAAGTAAAAACCGAGGAGGTGGGGCCAAGAAGTTTCTTGTAGACCGCTTTCTAAATTTTAACATACTTCAAGATCTCACTCTAATATTCTTTTGTATTTCATATTGTTAGCTTTTCATCCTACATCTATTAAGTTTTGGTGATAAAGTGAATGTATGTTTTCAGTTTACCGGTATAGTTACTTCGTGCTAAGTTGATGTATGGTTTTGTCGTTGTATTCCGGGAAAAATTGTCTAAACACAATTAATTTTGTAGTCTGTGAACATAAAACTTTAGCGATGTAATTAGTTACTTGTTTCTAAATTTTCATCCGCTAGTTAAAAAAAATGTAagccttttttttttaaaagaaacaaTAGTTAGCTATCGATTGATTTCAGTTCATTCaatttcattattattatttttgaaaaaacaagTGATGGAAAAGGAAAGAAGGTGGCAAGTAGCCGCAATTCTCGGACAAAGCTAGCTTCAGACCTTTTCGTCATGGGACAGGTGACACCACTCCCGATCtctttttcagtatgttttaatatttatttctgttttttactacatcataatattatattaatcaaGGATCGACTCACGCACCTTCAAAATATACTAAAAGTTCCAGTTTCTCCACCGtatgtaagaaataaaaatagtatgtgtatatatatatatatacacacacactacTGTTACTGTCTTATTTATGTTGCTATGATTGATTTTTCTAAGTTGTTtcgataatttattttattgtgttaCATTCATTTTAATACTCTCTGCATGAACACGcacaatttttattaaatgattatcaTCCCTGGTTTATAATTTTGCGCGACCAATTGTAAATTCGAAGTTAACGTTGCTTTTAATTTGCTAGGCAGCGTATATagggtttttatttttataattaattaaaaaataaaaaaataattcaaaataaaataattttgcaaaATTCCTTTAATATGTGCTTTACGGATTAGAGTAAAGTGGAGACAAAGCACGGATGCTCcactatattattattatatttattattatcacttttaataattaatttaattcgaataaaaatataaaatataaatatttataatatatggtaattattaaatattttgtattatttaatTGGGTGATTGAAAAATTAGAGATATGAGAAGATTGAAAGGAGAAATTAAAGAGATATGAGAGGATTGAAGGAAGAAAATTAAGGAGAATAAAAATAGTAGTCTTTCACCAATAAACCAATAAGAGGTTTAACTTTAGCATATActatcgataaaatttacgttatattataatattttcattctattattaaatttgaattttttattttcaatttaagcTATTATTATTAATTGAATTTCAATCACAACATAAAAACTCACATGACGTGAaagtacattttttttttattattattattattattattattattatttaattaattaattaatttaattcgaatgaaaaatataaatatttataatatatggtaattattaaatattttttattatttggtTGGGTGATTGAAAAATTAGAAATATGAGAGAACTGAAGGAAGAAAATTAAAGAGAATAAAAAGTAGCAGTCTTTCATCAATACACCAATAAGATGTTTAACTTTAGCATATAGTATGGATAAAACTCGCTGAATTATAATATTTTCCTTCTATTCCtaaatttacattgtttattctctatttaagttattattattaattgaaTTTCAATCACAACAGAatttcaatctcaacataaaaatacaatattaatatattatactAGTAATTATTAATGCTTGCTTGTTTTCTTCACTATTGGCCTTCTTCATTTTTATAGattgatttatttaataaatctattaataataataaatctattatatataattatatattttacaaTTAATTTTTGTATGAAATATGTGTTTATACACTTTTGAgagaatttgaaatgagtattcCTGAAATATCTTTTTGACCAATTTATTTTATGTATGTTCTCTTGAATGCAAACTTTCAATATtttgttataaattatatttattttttggttGTATTTagattagtatttttgaaatggaataataatttaaaataaaatatccgaaAATCcaataaagggaatacaaatctaaaaTTAAAATAGGAGGAAATTCATGAATTTGAAATGATACGCACCATGTAAATCACTTGAAAATTgcttcaaaatatatataaaactgTAAGGAAGGAGACGGTGAAACTTAAAACATATAATTAAGATATGAGTTATTTTATGCTAAATCGTGAGTGTTTCGTTTTGCCTCATATTTCAATATCATTAAATCATGTGagtcttttatatttttatagaaGTTACATATATGCTAATGATGTAAGGACTTAATTTTCTCCCTTCAATCCTCTCATATCTCTCTAATTTTTCAATCATCCAaccaaataatacaaaatatttaataattaccatatattatacatatttatattttattatttttattcgaattaaattaataataataataataataataataataataatatactgGAGCATCCGTGCtagcgtttttgttgtagtgcttTGATGCATTCTCCTTTTATAAGTGTCAATCCAACATGAATAAATATGGCTGGTACTCACAGTCGTAATATATGCCACAATTCTTCAGAGATTGTGACGTGTCTTTGTCATCATCCCAAATATAGTACTAGCAAATTCAAATTCCTTGGACACTAGCAAAAATAGGTAACTATTGAAATCATGACATTGTTTTATGAATAAGCTCAGCGGTAAAATGACAATCACACCTAGAAAATGTCATCAGATCAGTATATTTCCATTGTAAGAAGATCATATCAGTACGTTGCTCTCTGTTGTAAGCTTATTAGTTTagatgattttcggagtaggcTTATCAGATCAGTTCTTCATACGAATCAGTTAAGTTCGGTTTCTAAAAAAATTCTCGAGTGATCTGCATTAACAATTTATAGGGTCGGATGATCAGTTTAATTAACAAAAATTGGTTAAAGTTATATCTTAACAAATTGTAAAAGTGTTGGTATATTATTGTACGATGCGATtatgaaattaataaattaaaatggaTCTGATCCCTTCATGAACATCTATTCCGTTCGATCTGATCTATTCAACCATATGATCTAATGACAGTGGATGGACTCGATGACTATAACCCAATAGATATTGATGACTCCAATTCACCTGCAATCATCCCACCATTATGTTTACCATAACATCTGTCATATGATCAATTAAGttgtttcaaattttattgTCATTCCTCGAGCTTAGACTCACGCCTGTATGAGAAACTACTTTGTATTCATCATCGTTTTTACAGAAATGATTAGGTTACTACAGAAGTCTATCATAAGCTTTTATAAAACAATGTAGGACAAGGATACCACACATATCTTGTTGTCAGAGAAAAAAGTTTCGCAGAACGATTGATATATGTGTGTGAATTTAATATATAGTTAGTCTTAACTAGtttgtatttgaaaataaaGGTTGGTCCATGGCCATTTAATCCATAAACTTTAGTTTGGCATTATTTGTAGGATAATTGAATGGAGACAACACATACCCCACGTTCATGCATGAAACCAAAAACTAATCAACACTGGGATTCTCCTGACACAGAATTTGTCCTATCAATGGAATCAGAAGCATCCTCCCATGTGATGTGAAACACTCtcgtattttaattaattaacgactCGTTGGGATTATTAGTTTCATTATTGTTTTGTTTATATACCAGTTATCGTTTCTGTCCGCTTAGGAATATCAATGGATGTTTATTACATAATTATCATGTTGTTAATTAAATACAAGAAAAAGTCAAACGGTCTTTAATTTGCCGAATTCTacgtaaaaatatataaataagatATTTTATAAGACAATTCACTTGGCATGCACCATTATCCAACTAATTAATTAATCCCCAATTTTTATTCTCATGAAACTCCGATCAATCAATCAAATTACTTTTCCAATATATGTataattttattgattattGTTAGTGATCCATAAAATAATTACGAATGtcccaaatttatttattttcccaATTTTAAAGTAAGACATGCAATAATGGCACAAGTATCATCGCATGTGACGAAGACGTTAATATATTTCCATAATGATCGATCATATTCTCGAGAAGATAAGAAGGggcatttaatttaattattaagtataatgaaaataataataataataataataataataataataataataacaacgcGTTTAAGATAAAGaaactaaaataaatattcCCGATATAAGCACGTGGAGCGATTTTTGCCATTAATTTGGGGATTCATGATCTTATAATAAGGTACTTACGTCTTCttcattaatttaaatttaaattataagtcTCGAAAACCATAACACGCGCGCACGCACATACAATAAACCAATCACGAATATGTTTGTGtaaataaattttctttttaattttttgattttggtgagttaaaatttattttaatttgtatATGATTCAGTAACAACATAtatctatatatgtatatacatacTATGTTATATTATTATAGACGAGGCATTGATGGAGTCTTCTTAATTGTCTGCCAACTTGAATGCGagtatttttttaaacaaattatTTTTGGTAACAAGAACATGACAGCATGTCTTAACCAAAACATATTCAACAATATCGTTAattaatgaaagaaaatatgttATTTCAATTTAAGTTTGTTTTCACCTCAAAAGCAGTATTTTATCAATAACTAATGAAATACAATTTTGTACTTTTTTGAATCCTCTTGAACTGGGCCTCAGGCAATT
This region of Primulina eburnea isolate SZY01 chromosome 14, ASM2296580v1, whole genome shotgun sequence genomic DNA includes:
- the LOC140813194 gene encoding uncharacterized protein, producing the protein MALSYYSNWDACQQFSSDAHTQTNEQLCWELQDFSHSLALPDNSFNTTVDPNTLFYSSENYNSLFPHFLTPISDDLNLSNCASITQAPAVPFQEFDPLMYCPKRQKAAYIDYEEIYPRAIYRLQDYNPQEVVTPPLPDFPTGPPVYSGGIRCESSTTKSLSAQSIAARQRRRRISDKTQELGKLIPGGHKMNTAEMFHAAYKYIKFLRAQVGILQFTESNDDEESGEYLHGLLESPVIQEKLYSTEKCLVPQKLDEKKKQYSNPQQLLKE
- the LOC140811962 gene encoding probable WRKY transcription factor 14; translated protein: MCSYFLKRMENYQGDLTDIIRTNGCGIAGGNTASAEVAALQEYWQFPNNPMNYSSDPSEYFGDPFADIRDPFLQVMNTPVSGFFHDSKIQDTGNDEGFAINGGESDKILGDEMKRPSNMFSRMLQICPDAKLPVLPCGSSPAAASSPRILKAPNDQSLVSPNNSKVCLLESPAPLQISSPRNTGIKRRKSQAKKVVCIPAPAPANSRPTGEIVPSDLWAWRKYGQKPIKGSPYPRGYYRCSSSKGCSARKQVERSRTDPNMLLITYTSEHNHPWPTQRNALAGSTRSQTSKTSCTSKNSSNCQPQKSANPKEEKKQLTTVNKQLRSSTVEEIPVSVKEESMDEEFDNNLEKEDHADFDEGFPQSYKPTMPDSSKSEDSFFVDIGEIEADPLNLLFTQAGFSYMGRENKSLDPFAFYEWAENSSINNAATTTPTPTPTPTPTCTTSYAETKRDS